A window of Saccharomyces paradoxus chromosome XI, complete sequence contains these coding sequences:
- a CDS encoding L-methionine (R)-S-oxide reductase (Methionine-R-sulfoxide reductase~similar to YKL069W), translating into MGSSTKFHHADHVNYSSTLSKEEILEQLLLSYEGLSEGQVNWVCNLSNASSLIWHAYKSLGVDVNWAGFYVTQGSEENTMLLGPFQGKVACQMIQFGKGVCGTAAFTRETQIVPDVNKYPGHIACDGETKSEIVVPIISNDGKTMGVIDIDCLDYKGFDEVDKEFLERLSKLINKSCVFK; encoded by the coding sequence ATGGGTTCATCAACTAAGTTCCATCATGCCGACCACGTTAACTATTCGTCAACTCTGAGTAAGGAAGAAATTCTTGAACAGCTTCTGCTGTCCTATGAAGGTCTATCAGAGGGGCAAGTCAATTGGGTTTGTAATTTGTCAAACGCTTCGTCATTGATCTGGCATGCGTACAAGTCATTAGGTGTCGATGTGAATTGGGCTGGGTTTTACGTTACTCAAGGTAGCGAAGAAAATACAATGCTATTGGGCCCATTTCAAGGCAAGGTCGCTTGTCAAATGATTCAATTTGGCAAAGGTGTTTGCGGAACTGCGGCTTTCACAAGAGAGACCCAGATCGTCCCAGATGTCAACAAATATCCAGGTCATATTGCGTGCGATGGAGAAACCAAAAGCGAGATCGTTGTTCCAATCATATCCAATGATGGTAAGACAATGGGTGTCATAGACATAGATTGTTTGGATTATAAAGGATTCGACGAAGTGGACAAAGAATTCCTAGAAAGGCTTTCCAAATTAATTAATAAATCCTGTGTCTTTAAATAA
- a CDS encoding uncharacterized protein (FG-nucleoporin component of central core of the nuclear pore complex~similar to YKL068W), giving the protein MQANHSVSYLYEPSASKRPNGFLPQTQKQANLQKALNQTEEEIEDEDLMVDLNTGSLTPVKLKYWTQMSNITEKFGKL; this is encoded by the coding sequence ATGCAGGCAAATCATTCAGTTAGTTACCTTTACGAACCAAGCGCTTCAAAGAGACCCAACGGGTTCTTACCACAAACACAAAAGCAAGcaaatttacaaaaagcTTTAAACCAAACTGAGGAGGAAATAGAAGATGAGGACCTGATGGTGGACCTCAACACAGGATCTTTAACTCCTGTTAAGTTAAAATATTGGACTCAAATGAGCAATATTACAGAAAAGTTTGGCAAGCTGTGA
- the NUP100 gene encoding FG-nucleoporin NUP100 (FG-nucleoporin component of central core of the nuclear pore complex~similar to YKL068W), translating into MFGNNRPMFGGSNLSFGSNTSSFSGQQSQQPNSLFGNSNNNNNSTSNNAQSGFGGFTSTASSNNNSLFGNNNSAQNNGTFGQSVGTAQNSPFGSLNSSNTSNGNTFGGSNSVGSFGGNTNNAFSNNNNNSNGTNSSFGLNKPNTGGTLFGSQNNNSAGASSLFGGQSATTTGTFGNTGSSFRTGLNSNGSNVFGAGNNTQNNTTGGLFGNQQSSAFGANNQQGSLFGQQSQNTNNAFGNQNQLGGSSFGSKPVGSGSLFGQNNNNLGNTNNNSNGLFGQTNASNQGNPSGGLFGQNSMNSSTQGIFGQNNNQMQMNGNNNNNVFGKTNTVTSFGQQPNNNSGSLFGNKPSSGGLFGQQGTSTNTFSNSASGGLFGQNNQQQGSGLFGQNPQTSGSGGLFGQGNQQQQQQQQQPNTFTQSGTGTGTFGQNNNQQQQSTGLFGAKPTGTTGSLFGGNSSAQPSSLFGTTNVPTSNSQSQQGNNLFGATRPTNMPFGGNPTTNQPGSGSSLFGAKPASTTGSLFGNNTASTAVPSTNGLFNNNANNPSSNTNTGLFGAKPNSQSKAALGGGLFGNLSSNSSTIGQSKPAFGGTNQSTGLFGATGTNSSTAGSTAGLLGQNNNTLNIGTHSVPPVNNTSQNSLMGTTAVSSLQQSAVTNEQLFSKISIPNSITNPVKATASKVNADMKRNNSLTSAYRLAPKPLFAPSSGNDTKFQKWGKTTEGGGGESSAINSFTGSGSNFLNSNDLLFDPDRRYLKHLVIKNNKNLNVVSSDDEEASKVKLVTFTTESASKDDQLASSPAASNITEKAYSSQVDVKDNCVKSISDFQSEATNGPTSIPMVENEKIGNKVPGLLSNDVTFFKNNYYISPSMETLGNKSLIELRKVNNLIIGQRHYGKVEFLEPVDLSNIPLDTLCGDLVAFGPKSCSIYENCSIKPRNGEGINVRCRVTLYSCFPIDKETRKPINNITHPLLKRSIAKLKENPVYKFESYDPVTGTYSYTVDSPVLP; encoded by the coding sequence ATGTTTGGTAATAATAGACCAATGTTTGGAGGGAGCAACCTTTCCTTTGGATCAAACACGTCATCCTTTAGTGGGCAACAATCGCAGCAGCCAAACTCtctttttggaaatagcaataacaataataattcCACCAGCAACAATGCTCAATCAGGGTTTGGTGGATTCACCTCTACCGCTAGcagtaataataacagtTTGTTTGGAAATAACAACAGTGCCCAGAACAATGGGACTTTTGGCCAATCAGTGGGCACCGCTCAAAATTCACCGTTTGGCTCATTAAACTCTTCAAATACCAGTAATGGGAACACTTTTGGAGGATCCAATTCAGTGGGCTCTTTCGGTGGTAATACCAACAATGCATTtagtaataacaataataatagtaacGGTACAAATTCCTCATTTGGTTTAAATAAGCCGAATACAGGAGGAACCTTGTTTGGTTCGcagaataataatagtgcAGGTGCTTCTAGTTTATTTGGCGGCCAAAGTGCAACTACCACTGGAACATTCGGAAACACCGGAAGTAGTTTTCGAACGGGCCTGAATAGTAATGGCTCTAACGTCTTTGGAGCAGGAAACAACACACAAAACAATACTACTGGCGGTTTATTTGGCAACCAACAATCTTCAGCGTTTGGGGCAAACAATCAACAAGGAAGTCTATTTGGACAGCAATCTCAAAACACTAATAATGCATTTGGTAATCAAAACCAGCTTGGGGGGAGCTCATTTGGATCAAAACCAGTTGGTTCAGGGTCATTATTTGGTcagaacaacaacaatcTAGGAAACACAAACAACAATAGCAATGGATTGTTCGGTCAAACCAATGCCAGTAACCAAGGCAACCCTAGCGGTGGACTCTTTGGACAAAACTCGATGAACAGCAGCACCCAAGGGATATTTGGCCAAAACAATAATCAAATGCAAATGAATggcaataataacaacaatgtATTTGGAAAGACAAACACTGTTACCAGTTTTGGTCAGCAACCAAACAACAACTCTGGATCTCTCTTCGGAAACAAGCCATCCAGCGGCGGATTATTTGGTCAACAGGGTACTTCTACAAAtaccttttcaaattctgcATCAGGAGGTTTGTTTGGCCAAAATAATCAACAGCAGGGATCTGGGCTGTTTGGTCAAAATCCCCAGACAAGCGGTAGTGGTGGACTTTTTGGACAGGGCAaccagcagcagcagcagcagcagcagcagcccAACACGTTCACTCAATCTGGTACTGGAACAGGTACCTTCGGACAGAACAACAACCAGCAACAGCAATCAACGGGTTTGTTTGGTGCCAAGCCAACAGGAACAACAGGATCTCTTTTCGGAGGTAACTCTTCAGCTCAGCCAAGCTCTCTTTTTGGAACTACCAACGTACCCACCTCAAATTCACAGTCACAGCAAGGAAATAATCTTTTTGGTGCAACCAGGCCGACTAACATGCCTTTCGGAGGAAATCCCACTACAAATCAGCCAGGAAGTGGAAGTAGTCTGTTTGGGGCTAAACCCGCCTCCACCACCGGTTCACTATTTGGGAATAACACAGCTTCTACGGCAGTACCTTCCACAAATGGGTTATTTAACAATAACGCTAACAATCCAAGTAGCAATACGAACACGGGACTTTTCGGTGCAAAGCCAAATTCCCAGTCAAAAGCTGCACTAGGGGGAGGTTTATTTGGTAATTTAAGCTCTAACTCCTCCACAATTGGTCAAAGTAAACCAGCTTTTGGAGGCACAAACCAAAGTACTGGACTCTTTGGTGCTACTGGCACAAACTCTTCAACTGCTGGTTCAACTGCTGGACTTCTTGGCCAGAATAATAACACGCTTAATATCGGTACACATAGTGTACCACCTGTTAACAATACCTCTCAAAATTCTCTTATGGGTACGACGGCGGTTTCTTCCTTACAACAAAGTGCAGTAACTAATGAACAGCttttttccaagatttCAATCCCCAACTCCATCACTAATCCAGTTAAAGCAACGGCTTCAAAAGTGAACGCGgatatgaaaagaaataatagtCTCACATCTGCCTATAGACTAGCCCCAAAACCGTTATTTGCTCCCTCTTCTGGTAACGATACTAAATTTCAAAAGTGGGGGAAGACAACAGAAGGAGGTGGTGGAGAAAGCAGTGCCATCAATTCTTTTACGGGTTCAGGATCcaactttttgaattcaaatGACTTGTTGTTTGATCCAGATAGAAGATACTTGAAGCATCTAGTGattaaaaacaataaaaactTGAATGTTGTGAgttctgatgatgaagaagcaaGCAAGGTTAAATTGGTGACGTTTACAACAGAATCAGCCTCCAAAGACGATCAACTCGCATCAAGCCCCGCTGCTTCAAACATAACTGAAAAAGCTTACTCCTCTCAGGTCGATGTAAAAGATAATTGTGTTAAAAGCATTTCTGACTTTCAATCGGAAGCTACAAATGGACCCACCTCTATACCAATGGttgagaatgaaaaaattggcaACAAAGTTCCTGGTCTATTGAGCAATGACgtcacttttttcaagaataaCTACTATATTTCACCTTCCATGGAAACGCTTGGCAATAAATCATTGATTGAACTTCGCAAGGTAAACAACTTAATCATTGGACAAAGGCACTATGGTAAAGTCGAGTTTCTGGAGCCTGTTGATTTGTCGAATATACCGTTAGATACTTTGTGCGGTGATCTTGTCGCCTTTGGACCAAAATCATGTTCAATATACGAAAACTGTTCCATCAAACCGAGAAACGGCGAAGGTATTAATGTTCGTTGTAGAGTGACTTTATATTCCTGCTTCCCTATTGACAAAGAAACAAGGAAACccataaataatataacaCATCCTCTACTGAAAAGAAGTATAGCCaaactaaaagaaaatccaGTGTACAAGTTCGAAAGTTATGACCCCGTAACTGGTACCTACAGTTACACCGTAGATTCTCCAGTTTTACCTTAA
- the YNK1 gene encoding nucleoside diphosphate kinase (Nucleoside diphosphate kinase~similar to YKL067W), whose translation MSSQTERTFIAVKPDGVQRGLTSQILSRFEKRGYKLVAIKLIKADDKLLEQHYAEHVGKPFFPKMVSFMKSGPILATVWEGKDVVKQGRTILGATNPLASAPGTIRGDFGIDLGRNVCHGSDSVESAEREINLWFKKEELIDWESNQAKWIYE comes from the coding sequence ATGTCTAGCCAAACTGAAAGAACTTTTATTGCGGTAAAACCAGATGGTGTCCAGAGGGGCTTAACGTCTCAGATTTTATCtcgttttgaaaaaagaggtTATAAACTGGTTGCTATTAAATTAATAAAAGCTGATGACAAACTACTGGAGCAACATTACGCAGAGCACGTTGGTAAACCATTCTTCCCAAAGATGGTATCCTTCATGAAATCTGGCCCTATTTTGGCCACGGTCTGGGAGGGTAAGGATGTAGTTAAGCAAGGAAGAACCATTCTTGGTGCTACTAATCCTTTGGCCAGTGCGCCAGGCACCATTAGAGGTGATTTTGGCATTGACCTAGGCAGAAACGTCTGTCACGGTAGTGATTCTGTTGAAAGCGCCGAACGGGAAATCAACCTGTGGTTCAAGAAGGAAGAATTAATTGATTGGGAATCTAATCAAGCCAAGTGGATCTATGAATGA
- the DPC7 gene encoding Dpc7p (similar to YKL065W) — MNSNILKLLQRTSKRFVSSKDFEPVIGSNPKKQTSRLVVGSVGVMIPVLLYLFYKNNSNHSEIKKIYQNEKKI; from the coding sequence atgaacTCCAATATTCTGAAATTATTACAACGGACTAGTAAAAGATTTGTCTCGTCAAAGGATTTTGAACCTGTGATAGGGTCTAATCCGAAAAAGCAAACGTCTAGACTAGTGGTCGGTTCTGTTGGTGTTATGATTCCAGTTCtactttatcttttctatAAGAACAATAGCAATCATAGCGAAATTAAGAAGATATAccaaaatg